The genomic window GCGTGCTTTATGAGTGGAAGAGATTTGAAATtgttatataatataatttaaaattctattgcaaaaCTACTAACTGACAAAATGCTTTTGATGCTGACTGTACAAGTTTCGGATTTTGATTCTAATTTATAAACATATCAAATATCGAGTTAAGCCCACGTTGTACATTTCGTTTTCGACTGAGTATCAGTGAACTCACTGCGACTCACTTGATCGAACTcttagttgtttttgtttatatgctTAAATATTGTCTATGGAACAGCAGGTTcgttataaattaatataacattaatataaaaacaaacatgtCGATTACTTAAAGTATTATGAgaaagtaaattataaattgaaCAAATTAGGTATTAACACAATTGTTGTATCATTATCAAAATAGTTacgttttttaaataaaaaaagtttcctggcttaaataatttcaaacaTTGTGTCAGCTATGTATGATTTAATATTCTTTATGGCCTTGCAGTAACAAAGACAATTGACTTAGAAAGTGGATAAAGCTGCGGATGTAGGTGTAAAAAGTTTCTAATTTCAGAGGATCAAAAGTATACGAATGTGGGTAGCTATTTTGACTAGACTGTATTCCCAATTAAGATAGTGCCTCACATGATAGTTGCTTTAGCACAAAAGCAATGCGCACAGCATAGACAAAAAAGTCTCGTGATTGTAGAGTGGTTACCTTGGTTAAatgcttttttatttgaattcctCTTCCCCAAGTCTGTAGATAGACAATGAAATTACCTTTAGTCAAAGTTACAGAGTTTTCTTTGGCATAGTACAGTGTACAAGGATGTGTTCTCCGATGGGGTGAAATCGGGAAGGGAATTAAGGTCGGATAGGGTAAAACATTGAACAACTTCAGTTAGTGCGTCAATGGCAACTCACATTCAGGTATTACCTATTTCATCTATAAGCCGACCTGAGCAAAGGTCAGCAAGGCGGTGTATCGTTCTACCTTTGGCCGTATGCCTATATTTTGGTTTACTCTTAATATCTTCTTCGTCGTTCTCATTATCGTCCTCCCCTGTTGCGTCCCCGTCCTCGTTATCATCCTCGTTCTCATTGTCTGTTTTGTCATCGTCatcctcatcgtcatcgtcgtcttCGTCCCCgtcatcctcgtcctcatcaTTCTCTCCCTTGTTATCGTCGTTGTCATTGTCGTCCTCATCTTCTTCCTTGTCATCCTCATCTTCATCGTTCTCTtcgtcgtcctcgtcatcTCCATCATTATCCCCTTCGTCATTGTCATCGTCGTCGTTCTTATTATTATCTTCTTCTTCGTtttcgtcgtcgtcctcgttattatcttcatcttcatcgtCGTCGTTCTTATTATTATCTTCTTCttcatcgtcgtcgtccttATTATTATCTTcttcgtcatcgtcgtcgtccttATTATTATCTTcttcgtcatcgtcgtcgtccttATTATTATCTTCTTCGtcatcctcgtcgtcatcATTATTATCTTCTGCGTCATCCTCGTCCTTGTCGTCATCATTATTATCTTCTTCATCATCTTCGTCCTTGTCGTCCTCATTGTCATCTTCCCCGtcatcctcgtcgtcatcATTATCTTCTTCTTCATCTTCCTCTTCGTCATTCTCGTCGTCGTTATTGTCATCTTCATTATCGTCTTCGTCGTTCCCATTATCATCTTCTTCTTCGTCATCCTCTTCGTcctcattattattatcttcGTCATCCTCTTCGTcctcattattattatcttcGTCATCCCCGTCGTCCCCATtttcatcatcttcatcatccTCGTCTTCGTCAGCCCTATCAGTACCTTTCTCCCCCGTTTCATCTTCGTTATCCCCATTTTCATCGTCATCAGTGTCCCGTCCTTTCTTATGTAATCTTTCATTGCGAATCGAATTCTGCAGACGCTTTAATCTTTCTCGTTTATCCTCATCGCTTTCTTTGGGATAGCgcaatttaacaattttttcatTACTGTCGCCGTCATCATTGCCTATATAAGAAATTATCATTACGTTTTGtacttttaatttaagcaAGAAACGGGTTCATGATATTggttttgtagttttttaaGATTTATGGAATCCTTTTTAGTGTTAAATGACTTTGTGTCAAAAGTTTGGCTTATGAGCGTGTGTTATAAAGCATAAACACGTTTAAAAAAAGGACGCTTACTCTTTTGATTGACTAACCACTGCAGCAcacgattttcatttttgagaTTACCTGAGGAAAAAAAGACTGTTAGTTCCGGTGCACTAATATAGAAAAGACCAGCAACCTACCATCATACATAATCGGGACGCCGGTCTCGTAGTAGACCAAAGctggaaatgcaaaaatgccaATTTCATGAGCCAGCTTAACATCATTGGACTTGACAAATTGTATTCCGTGCTTGTCGGTGTCATCGTCGATGTTTTCCAACTCCTCCAAGATGTCAGAACACGATTCGCATTCATCGTCATCTGTTGTTGTTCAAATAACGAATGTCAATCGAACATTCAATTCAGATTAATGAATAATAAACTTACAGAAGAACACAGCCAGGTGCTCAACATCGTTGATCAGAACTTGCAGGGTTTTACGATCGACAGATTCAATGACATCAGCTGTAGACTCGTGCAAATCAATAACCCACTCAAGAATTTCCTCTTCCTTCATCAGGTCACCTTAAAacatatattcaaaatataaaccTTGGTATATAATGTCTCCATCATGAATGCATCAGATCTTACCGGTGTAAATTGTTCTAAACTTATGTCTATAAAATGCAAGTGCCGGCAGACCAGGCAGGTCGTACTCCTTATCAATATCATCGTCGGATGTCTTTACAAAGTCAATGTCTTTTTCCTCGCATTCGTCATCGATGTTCTCCAGCTCGTTAAGGATCTTCTGTGCTTTCTTATCGCCCTCAGCGTCTGCAGAAAAAGAGTTTAATGACAATTCCTTTACAACATTCCTTTTGAAGTTGTCTTACAGAAGAATACGACGACGTGATCGTTTTCAGCCAAGATCTTATCCAACATCTTCACATTCACCTCCTCAATTTTTCCGGGAATTTCAAGGGTCTCGTCGTCAGTTATCCAGGCCAACacctcgtcctcgtcgtctAGATCTCCGGTGAAATGGAGTGGATCACGGTTTCTAAAGAACACCAGGCGTGGATAGGTCTTGACATTGTATTTCTTAGCGATTCCGGTATCCTCAGTGGTAACAAAAATGATGCCAGCTTCATCCAATTCATCGTCGATGCTTTCCAGGGCGTTGAGAGTGTGTTCACAGGTCTCTCCGGGTTCGCAGGGACCCGTGAAGAAGACGACAACATACTCGTGTTCGTTGATCAGATTGACTAGGATCTCATCGGTAACCTCCTCGATAGTAGCTGTCTTTTTCTGGACAAGAAGCCACTCGAGCACCTCATCCTCGTTCATCAGATCGCCTTCATAAAGAGCCGGGATCTTGTTTTCGAAGTAGATAAGGGCAGGCAAATGATCGAGACCGTATTCCTTGGCTTCAGCAGCGTTATCAATGCGGACGATGACAATACCCTCCTTCTCCAGTTCATCATCGATGTTTTCCAGTTCGTTTAGGATGCGCATATCCTGCTTATCGTCCTTGTCGTCTGTGGGCGAATGTTAATGATTGCTATTGCTATAAACATATGTACTTTATCGGTGTGGCCTACTCACAGAATATAACCGCTAAGTGCTCGGTGTTCTCGACCAACTTGTCCTTCATCTCATCGGTGACCTCGGGAATTTCGGAATAGCGCTTCTGGTGCACCAACCAGCCAAGCAGCTCATCTTCTTTCATCAGATCACCCTCGTAGATGTGTGGAATTCCACGTTCGAAGAGTACAATCGATGGTATCTCATCGATACCCCATTCTTTTGCCTCCTTGTCATCATCGATCTTGACAAAGGCAATATCGTTCTGATCGCACTCATCGTCGATGTTTTCCAGTTCTGCGAGGATCTTCTGTGACTTTTTCTGGTCTTTGTCGtctggcaaaaagttttcatgcgttaatttaataattgtatGTAACCTTTTGGCGGCTATTAAATTAACTGATAAACAAACTGTTCTTTTGCTCAACTTGTAACGTAAAACCTACAATCTATACTACTTTCCTAACGGTTTTCCAGATTAACCCTTACAAAAAAGGGTCTACTAGTTATTGTTTAGTTATAAATTAATACGTTTTTTAAGCGCTTTTGAAAGTTACTACTAAAAAGCAGGGTTAATGTTACGATTGCAGTCACCCCAGAAGTACAACACCAATTCAACTGTACAATATCAACAGAGATAAGAAGTGGAGTGCGCAAGCGTCCTGGCACAAAGTTGCAGGGTCCTGAAATAACTTACAGAAAAGAACAGCAACATGGGGCATTTTCTCAATAATTAAATCCAACATTTCGTCGGTGATGTCCTCGATTTGATCGGAACTCGTTTGGTCTGTTAGCCATTTTAGAAGCTTCTCCTCGTCCTCCAGATTGCCCTCGTAAATAGTTGGAATGCCTTTTTCAAAGTATATCAGTTTAGGAACTTTATTGATGCCATATTCAACGGCCTCCTCGGGATTGTCGATCTTCACGAATGTAATGCCCAATGCGTCGCACTCGTCGTCAATGTTTTCCAGCTCCTCGAGTACTTTCTGGGACTTCTTGTCGTTGTTGTCGTCTGGAAAACAGCTTATGAGCAAATATGTTCTCCACCTTATGCGCAATGAGGGGAACGGGGTTTCAATATTTACAGAACAGCACGGCAATGACGCGTCCTTCTTTGATCATTGTATCGAGCATTTCGTCGGTGACGTCCTCGATCTCATCCCGTTCCAACTGTCCCAACAACCATTTCAGAATCTGCTCCTCGTCCATGAGATCGCCGTCGTACACATTCGGAATTTCTTTTTCAAAGTAAACAATGGCCGGAATCTGCAGATCGAATTATGTTATTCGTGTCAAAGACGTATCAATCTCCAGCTCGCTGGCTTCCTACCGAATCGATTCCGTAATCGCCTGCAGCCTTCGTATCATCGATTTTCACAAACTGAATGCCATGCTTGTCGCAGTCGTCGTCGATTTGCTCCAACTCCTCCAGCACGGTCATCGAATCGTCGTTTCCATGATCATCTGCAGCAGATTAATGTCAGTCGATTATCGCAGTCGTGTCTCGCTAAAAGTCTCATTCATCTACATACAAAATAGCACGACCAGGTTGTCGATATTGCTGATCAGCGTAGACAGAGTCTTCGAAGTGACGTCTTCAATCACATCATCCTCATCGCCCGTCGACTTATTCTGCACCAACCATTCCAAGACGTCCTCCTCTCGCTGAAGTTCACCTGGAGACACAGTTCGATATTAGCGAAATGAATACCGAGCTCAGCATAGGATTGATGTGTTTGATTGCTTGTTCTGAGTTTGATTTGAGTGGTGGTGCAGGTTTCAAGAGAATGTGGCTTGGGATGGAGGTATGTACCTTCGTATATGATTGGAGTCTGGTGGCGGTAATAGACCAAGGCTGGCAGGTTGCCTAGATTGTATTCGTCGGCCAATGCCTCGTCGTGTATCTTCACAAACCCGATGCCCAGCTGGTCAGCTTCGTCGTCAATATTCTCCAGCTCCTGCAAGGCCTTGGCGCACTTGCGGCATTGCTGTTTGTCTGGCGTTGGCGGATTGGTTGGATTGTTTCATAGAATCAGGCAAACATACAAAATTAGGGCCATCCGACAGAGGGGAAACGTCTCGATAAGCAAGGAGTGGAGTACAGTACAACAGGGTAGGGTCTGGTGTTGGTATGGTGGTATTATAATGCACGGAAAGAAAGAACATTCAGGGATTATGTTTCGTGCGGCCGTAAGTGGGGGTTATGCTGGAGCCATCTCAGACATAGAAGAGTGCATGCAAGGTCCATGGAATTCCACATAACTCTACGGTTACCCATTCTCTGCAAGGCGATTCGTTTATTTACACAATTTGTTTACAACATCCCTGTCGGTCTGCGTGCAACCTGTTGCAATGTGCTTGTCTTGGTAGAGGAAATACATATCAGCGTGGTTAAAGAAAGACGAAAAGCTTTCTCATTGCCTTTATTTTTCCTCTATTTCATTGCGTCGGGCTTGCCACATTCGTAAATGTGTTTTCAGCAAGCTTTCGCTTTTCTGGCGgacgctgcgtatacgtaatatttatttctgttgACTGGCCACATGTTTATGGCAACCTATAGTCGCACCTTTCCGAATGCAGTTAGCTGGCGGCAGTGCCCAAAATGACACGCCTTCAAAAGCCATTACCCCGACCAAAAAATATGTCTCTAATTTTCCCAATCAACGCGACTTATTCATAGCAGCTGTTTGAGTGGGTGTCGCCAAGGTGACAAGgccaacgcacacacactcgctcGCGAAAATTCTTCATAATTTACTGCAcaatgcaaaatgtttgcaaaaaCGTATTTGTGATAAATCTAGAAAATCAGACATGTTTGTGAGGCTCCAACTTTCTCACTGACCAATTTATGGCCCTGCCGCAGAAATGGGCAAATGTTGCACTTAACTAAAAATAACTATAAATAGTGCAAGTCAGTCGGGGAAGAGCCGGGCGGCACACACAGTTATAGAGCTGCAGTATAGGACGGCAATACCTATATAGGTATTCGTATATTATGTAAATCAGCATTTGGCTGCGACAACTGAAGATCTGCCCATAACCATGCACTGCCGGCTCGTGTGCGccatgctgatgctgatgtaTTGCTGAAtgcaaaagcaattaaaagcgCTGTCTGTCTGCAACCTCTGATGGATTCAAACTCAATTGCAGGGGGGAATGGTCAGGGGCGCAGTGAAGGGGCGGCACAATGGGCCACGATTTCTTGTCTTGTCTCACCTACATGCTGTTCTTCGCATCTATGCATTAGAAAAGgcgttttgtgttttgttttttgtatgctGTCTGCGTTTGATAAAAATACCTATGGATAGTGAGCGGATGCTACAGAAATGTTCTTCTGAATTCACACACTTGCCATGTGAGAGTGGCTATAGTTAGTTGTTTCAGaattaagcaaaaataacagcagcagcagcaagagcagCGAAAAATCATTTTGTTGGCCCACCAACTGCTTgagttttctatttttaacaCTAAAATTGTAGGTGGCTGTGTCGGAAAGAGACGGATGGCCACGAATACTTTGTTGTTGGCTAAGACATCACCGTGTGTCTATGTACGTGGTATATATACCACATCTGCAAGTATTGAATTTATAAGCATAAATTCTATAGGTAAATTCCTGCCTTTCTCCATAACTCACGCAAGGCCACCCTACACTCGGATATCGTCTCTGAGGAGATTCTGTCAGATTACGATTTCTAAACTGATCCAACTTCAATAGCTAAGTGCGAATACCGAATTTCCATTCAACTAGTCGCCGAATTGTCCAAATCACAGGATTTGGGATTGGGTTGTGATTTGGAGGAAGAAGGAGAAGAGTTGTGCCGACAAAAACATAATCTGGCGCCGAGCCCAGACATTCATCTGCATTGATTCTGTTgtaatgtttattattatacgtatacgtaatatatGTGTCTCCCTTGGTCGATAGCAAACGCTAAAATGAGATATCTTGTTTTTCTAAAAGATTACTGAGAATTACTACAGTGGTGATTGTGTCTATTTTAGAATGTGTCCTTTACCCGGGGCATCGACTTTAACTTGGCTGCCGGAGAGATTAAAGATTTCCCAGTCAAGATTGAAAAAAATTAGTTGGTTCCAAGCAAATTGGTGCAATATCAACTTGAACCTCCCAAGCGTTTCATCTTAGCAAGCACCAACACACTGAATTATTCGGTTAATTGGGTTATACAGCCAAttataaattacatatttacatgTCGGATAGTGGGCATTGCGAAATAATCTTTTCAAGTCAACTTTGGTATTACTGGAATCAGGAAAATTACGGTGGAGTAGGGTAAAACAGAAATTAATATGGGGGAAACGAAGTTTCGAAGTTGGTAATTATAAGGAGCAAGATAGAAGGTTCCCAGTATCTTTCAACTTACCCATAACCCTGGGCGGGCATGTTTCATGATCTGGACCTGAAGTCGTTTGATAAAATAGATATTGGATTGATAAATTGTCCTTTTGTACTTTGGCTCAAGGGTTCGAAACACCGCCGAAAgagatattattattatatagaGAGTTATATTAAATGTTAAGTATGCTGCCACGTAGATTCGGTTAGTCACAAGTAATATACGTATTTATAGAGAGAATATACAGAATAGGTACATTTGGTAGTAGTCTATACCTAGCTGTATGATTTTTAGTCACAAGAGAGCTAAACTGTTTGTGTTCGCTAAAAACTGCAACTGCTTTGAAAAAGAACATCATCAATTAAAGTCTCCAACATAGGAGTTTCCGGAGTGCTAAACGTTTGAAGAACTATGTGCTATGGTTAAGTCATTCACACTTACAGAATAGAACGGCTACAAAGTCGGTGTCCTCGATAATCTTCTGCAATATCTTGGCATTGACCTCCTCGATGCGATCGGGCAAGTCCATGGCCTCCAAGGAGGTGAGGAAATCGAGCACTCCTTCCTCGTCCATAAGATCGCCATCATATATGATGGGCTCCTTCTCCCTGCGGTTTTCGGGATTTATATTCGATTAGGTCTTGTATCTTATGCCCGATGGGAAGGTACCTACCTAAAGTAGGTGAGGGCGGGGAAGTTCTTGATGCCATACTGTTTGGCAAGTCGTTTGTCGTTGATTTTTACAAAGTCCACACCAAAGGAGTCGGTGTCATCGTCGATTTTCTCGAGCTCCGCTAGGACCTTATCACAGGTCACGCAGCTTCGCGCATCTGAAATCGTAGAAACCGAGCATGTTAGTACCCAAGATCGACTATTGATACCAGCAGCGATAACTAAATTCGCATTCGAATTGAAAACCCAAAGGCCTGGCCGAAGTGGAGCTAAATGCCGCAAAGATTATTCATTCGTATAGTAGATGCAGGATGCATCATCAGACCGTTCAGTTGAAAATAAGCCTGAATGAATGAGTGAAATGACAGCAGCGCCAGGCCAATTCTGTGCTATTAATGCGGCAGCAACTGCCAACAAATATGCtgaaatttctaaattaattCATAAAATTCATGCGGCCACTCACTATTAGGGAAATGAATTGCAGCACACAAAAGACCACCGTTGGCCCACGTCTCTACAAACGTTCTGGTTGGTTAAACGGCAGACCAGAGTGCAAAATCGAAATCATTAATATATCGCCGAGTAAACAGCCATTTCAATTGTTTGGAAATccgttcaaaataaattttcacaGCTTGGAAAGTAATCGCGAGTTGGTTCAATCTGCCCCCTGCTATCGGCACctaatgtttttatttacgaGCTCCAACACTAAGATGTTTCCTGTGTATACAGGAAAATCCACTGCAggatttttgatttaaaatcaaaatcaacatAAATAACGTTTAGTTGAAACAATAAACACATTTAGCTTATCGATAGATCTCGTTTACATATTGAGCTATCTGCGATGTGATGGCCAAAACCATGCAATTGGCGTAGATTTTCCATGATTATTTAGATTGTCAGCCAGCGTCATTGGACCTGAGGCTTTTggacttaaaatattttcattgtcAACGATTATTTTTGGAATTGCCGCCAATGCTAATGAAACACATCGGGAGGTATATAAAATAGAATATTACAATCCGAAGACCACTTTCGTGCTTATTAACTTTGACATTGGGGAGCAGCGCATTAAGGCCAAATCTATTTGTAAGATGATTTAAGATATTTAGCAAGAGTTTTATAAATAAGCCAATGTTTAACTCGAACGGGAACCATTTTTATGTAACCCAAAGATAGGTGACCAATGTAAGCAATTGGCTGAGTtgattgaaaataaatgtaaaaggGCAGGAAATCTGCTGCCAACTGGAAGGAAATGAAAGTCTGCTTACGAGGTACATTTTGTGCCAAAATTTTGCGCCAAAATAGActaaaaaaccgaaaatataaaGAGCTACAAAGACGAcggcaacgacaacgacaacgaggATTTCTCACAGCCAGAGAGATTTCTCTACTCATAAACAGATCGCAAAGATAGcgcagaaatgaaaaatatatcgAAAAGGGAAGGCAGCACAGACTACTGGCACTCGGGGAGGAAAtaaagaaatagaaaaaaaaaattaaccgAATGAAAATCGCGGACATTTCGAGCAACGaatttttcacatattttcatttgtatGTGAATTTTTAGAATTTTCACTAGcgaaaatttatataatatgGCTTCTGTTACTATTTCGAGTCCGGTCCGGTCCGGTCTGGCAACAAGTGAGCGGTGCCCGGACGGACGATGCCCCCCGGAGCATGTTCACACCCCATCCACTTACACCAAAAGACGGCCACGTAATCCTTGTCGGCCAGGagcttctccagctgcttgGCATTGACCTCCTCGATGACGGCCTCCGGTTCCGGAGGCGCCACTGGCTGCGAGCCCTTCTTGCTGTTGCCTGCTGCGCCACTCACATATCCGGGAAAACTCAGGGCCAGCAGAGCACACACGAGCAGCGAGAGAGTCTTGAGGCGGGTGATAATCATCCTGCGATTGGTGGTTACGGTTGTGATGTTCTTTAGGACCTTAACGCGAACATGCGTGCGCGTGCCTGCTCGTTTTGGTGTGTTCTACAGTTTATAGTGTTACAATTGTATAATTGATTCGTTATTGTCGTTTCGGGTCttcgttattaaaatttgtattccTTTGAGAATCGGGCACTATTTTTAGTTGATAATGGTGTTTCTTCTTtcgcaatttattttatgtataacaacattttgttcactgatacatatatgtatacggTGCTCGTATATGCTCAGGCGATATATATGTGGGGTATATACGAGAATAATTAGATTATATATGTGGCTTCTTGCTTCTATTAATTGAACGTTTTCCGCGGACTGTACTGTTTGCTCTTCAGATTTTGTTCCACTCCGTGCAGAGGTCCGCTCGCAACTGAAAGTATTTTGGTGGAATCTCGGTGCCATTCAAGGGGCCTTGTCCGAGCTTtcgggatggggatggggatcggGATCGTGGTCTTCGTGCTTTTCCGCTGCCTGTCCGCTCCGCCGAAAAGCTTACGAGGCGAGCGCAGGAGCGTCAATCGGGCCTATGTTATAAAAAATAagataaaattaaatatgtgAGACGTGGGAGGAGTGTGGTGAAATTCCGAAGAGCGAGAGTTTCCCTTTCCGATTGCAGTTCTCTGTTTATGCACTCCGGTGCAAACAAGCAACAGACTGCGAATGGTCCTATGAAAACAAACTTGGAGAATCGGTTTCTTGAAGCGCTACAATCCGCATCATTTTGTTTGGGATGGGAGATGCACGTGATACAATTCTGCCGTTGGTAAAACATAAGCTGGTAATAATAAGCTGCGAGCTGAAATTTTTGTCACTGAATCTAACTTTTTAACTTTGAATTTAACTTTTACTGTTGTCTTGTGCGTAGGATCCAGAATTTCTAATATTCGTATTTCCACGACTGCAAGTTAACATTGATGTTAACAAACACAACTTCTTCTTGCATGGTGCGCTGCAAACTTTAACACTAACATGATTTtcactaaatatttaattcattcATAATTCAATTGTATATCGCTTGcctttcctttttatttattccaattgttgaaattatgaaattaattCCTTTCGATGCCCTGTAATACGCAGGTCTTTTTACAATCTCTTTAAATCTCTGTTCTTTAATAAGAAAAAGGGATTTTAGGGGTCAAATGTACAAATCCATATTGACGTTTctttttctaaaaaaaaaaataagagggTCATTTAGTatttcaacaataaatttacaaTTCGTTTTTATCTAAAGCGGtcaatttttttcacttatttaGTTAAAATAGTATAATATTTAGTTGTTTTATTAGTTATAGACAAAATATTATCAGTAACTAAATCTTTCAAAATCAATCATCCAAAGCCAATTAAGCCAACTGTTTTTAGTTTCATCGCGtctatttactttaaaaaaatttgcaCGTAAATGCAATAATAACTAAATGTTcgtattaataaattaaatcttaaTAATTGCCGTGACAACTtttttgtatgtataaaaTGGCCGTAGCAATCTTCTATAACAACTTTTTTTTGTCCCTTTTGTGGGACAAACAAAGACAAATATGGtttcttaatttttaaaaaacaatatcaCCGCCAATTGGAGTTATCGATAGCTGTCATCGGCCAGCTGACAGTCCAGACAGTACCTATCGATAATATGCAGTCGAGCGAGATTTACGAATATGTGAGCACACACTTTAGTTTTTCGTTAGGAACGGTACGCTTGTTCTGTCGCGCACCAAATATTTTCGGCcccaatgcaaatgcaaacgcTTTTACGGCGTGTGTAGTGCATTCAAAATTATCAGATACCCGACGGTGTCCACAGTTTCCAGAGAAGTGTCCGAGGAATCGATGCATTCAGCGGAAACGGAAGAAACTCGCGCCTGGGTGGACAAAATTTGATCTTTGACGCGGTTTAAATAAAGGTAACCCCGCCATCCATGAATAAAAACCACTCTTCCCACGGGTGCTTCCGCGATTGGGCCACAATGTGGGTGCTGTGGCCAATTCACCTTGAACCCAGCATTGCAGAAGGGGCCGCATACCAAATCCAATTGCCTGCGCTTGTGTGTATACCTGCGCCCCTTCCGCATGTGTGTGCATAAACATTGACGCCCACCCACCCGATAAACAGCTGTTGGTCCGATTGCCGTCCGCTTCTCTAGGTTATTAAGGCGGCCGAGGCATATAAGGGTAAGGCAAAGGGGCCCTTCATACTGAGGCAGTTCTTTTCGCGCTATGGGCGTAGGCTTGCCAGGGTGCGGGACCGTGGCTGTGGCAAGGCGAAGGTGAAAGTCATCAGCTGATATCGCCCTGCTGCCTGCAAAACCCGTTATGCACAGCAGCTGTTCGACGCCGACTGTGTAGTATGTGGGGCAAAATCCCATCCGCGAACTCACGACGTGGGTTTGGTGGGGCCTACTCCCCAGTTATATCCGGATAGCGGGCACCTCGCTATCGCAGGCCGATGTAAATTAGAGGCTTTCGCGCCGCAGCTGTAAGACCTAATTGAAGATTTCTTTGTTCGTTCGCAGGCTGCACGACACTTCGAGGGCTTTTATGTGATTATTACTATGAAATTGGATGAAATAGTTGCATGGTAAGCGAACAATGCTCCATTACTCTCCGGACTATTTAATTCTtcgcttttgcatttttgtagGTACCAGAAGAGAATCGGCACCTATGACAAGCAAGAATGGGAAAAGACCGTCGAACAGAAGATCTTGGATGGCTTCAATAAtgtcaatttaaaaaacacaaagcTAAAGACGGATCTAATAGATGTGGACTTGGTGCGAGGCAAGTTTTACCCGACACCCTAAAAATGGTCCcaacaattaaacaattttttttaggTTCCACCTTCCCCAAGGCCAAGCCCAAGCAGTCGCTACTTACCGTGATACGCCTAGCCATTCTGCGCTATGTACTGCTGCCCCTTTATGCCCAGTGGTGGGTCAAGCAGACCACGCCCAACGCATTCGGCTTCATCCTGGTCCTCTACCTCACACAGTTGTCCAACTGGGCTATCTACGTTCTCCA from Drosophila yakuba strain Tai18E2 chromosome 2L, Prin_Dyak_Tai18E2_2.1, whole genome shotgun sequence includes these protein-coding regions:
- the LOC6528316 gene encoding uncharacterized protein LOC6528316 isoform X4 yields the protein MIITRLKTLSLLVCALLALSFPGYVSGAAGNSKKGSQPVAPPEPEAVIEEVNAKQLEKLLADKDYVAVFWYARSCVTCDKVLAELEKIDDDTDSFGVDFVKINDKRLAKQYGIKNFPALTYFREKEPIIYDGDLMDEEGVLDFLTSLEAMDLPDRIEEVNAKILQKIIEDTDFVAVLFCPDHETCPPRVMDKQQCRKCAKALQELENIDDEADQLGIGFVKIHDEALADEYNLGNLPALVYYRHQTPIIYEGELQREEDVLEWLVQNKSTGDEDDVIEDVTSKTLSTLISNIDNLVVLFYDHGNDDSMTVLEELEQIDDDCDKHGIQFVKIDDTKAAGDYGIDSIPAIVYFEKEIPNVYDGDLMDEEQILKWLLGQLERDEIEDVTDEMLDTMIKEGRVIAVLFYDNNDKKSQKVLEELENIDDECDALGITFVKIDNPEEAVEYGINKVPKLIYFEKGIPTIYEGNLEDEEKLLKWLTDQTSSDQIEDITDEMLDLIIEKMPHVAVLFYDKDQKKSQKILAELENIDDECDQNDIAFVKIDDDKEAKEWGIDEIPSIVLFERGIPHIYEGDLMKEDELLGWLVHQKRYSEIPEVTDEMKDKLVENTEHLAVIFYDKDDKQDMRILNELENIDDELEKEGIVIVRIDNAAEAKEYGLDHLPALIYFENKIPALYEGDLMNEDEVLEWLLVQKKTATIEEVTDEILVNLINEHEYVVVFFTGPCEPGETCEHTLNALESIDDELDEAGIIFVTTEDTGIAKKYNVKTYPRLVFFRNRDPLHFTGDLDDEDEVLAWITDDETLEIPGKIEEVNVKMLDKILAENDHVVVFFYAEGDKKAQKILNELENIDDECEEKDIDFVKTSDDDIDKEYDLPGLPALAFYRHKFRTIYTGDLMKEEEILEWVIDLHESTADVIESVDRKTLQVLINDVEHLAVFFYDDECESCSDILEELENIDDDTDKHGIQFVKSNDVKLAHEIGIFAFPALVYYETGVPIMYDGNIASNQDVFNWILEQKADQSIQLINRDQLFEYIGTKDFLAVVFYKEDDPDSPRVLRHIELIDDEAAEYGIYIVKMHDKLMAKKYGFRNPPGLTYFRKGKYINYDGDIDDEEEVLDWLTSPANMEMTDHIEQVNRKMFEKIRKNSDYVAVIFYSDECKQCPRVLAEVEHIDDEADKAGIDFVKIDDKQMAKEYGVFALPAIVFFKPTSKEPVIYAGDLYEEEQILTWLITQKDPSGDVIEDLEGERLVHLIEESGSIAVYFYADGCEQCTKVLEELENIDDDCDKHGITFVKTRDFSVADGYGVHEYPALVYFEGGIPNVFEGELSEEEEVLQWLITQKTEDRIELITRQMLETMVEETQYLAVYFLPPERNGKQPAFCRSFCSPSSLKESNLTTTKSTKHSSSQFVQNYISRKRKRIEKQDKINCNICDQILEGLELIDDECDVFGIHMVKIQDPQLAKRYSIKTFPALVYFRNGNPLLFEGDLQNEQSVLEWLIDDDNRELADEIEEVNERMLDRLMAESTLLVVFFYDDDCAECEEILEELEEIDGEADMFGIDFVKIASIQAAKKYEIVNIPSLVYFRKQVPVLYDGDLHQHDKVITWLTSQDVFEIKNEIEEVNRKMLDKLLEENEFLAVFFYEHNQPDSTAALEKLENIDSETDNLDITFVKMADSRYAKKWGVTKLPAMVYFRRRFPSIYRGDLLSEDEVLEWLRKNRFRQPELNIFMYALIALAVAFVVYTAFLLQCFKPAPPPPVQHPKQS